A genomic segment from Actinoplanes sichuanensis encodes:
- a CDS encoding cellulase family glycosylhydrolase: protein MTTTARTRAVAILASSLLLAVTLPASSSSAAEPTSQATTLPTGDPQPTSGEPTPQATTGDPQPVTAEPAPPATTPPTGDPQPTSTEPTPQATAQPAGDPQPVTAAPMPQATALPVGDPRPVTAEGATTATLRSRLAAVTTARTINYYPSNAGWSAMWTGFDAARIEADMAKAASIGADNVRIIVFPQSFGFPKPRAEYAERLRKFISIAGSQGLSVKLTLFDWWSGYSDAAGSAAWAKAVLAPYADDRRVLSVELKNEFVSTDPAAMAWVRQLIPAVREAVPQMPLTLSVDGQSGAAGLARIKAALTDTPLDYYDFHFYGNSERALAEIQRAQAAVSPDPIVIGETGLSTATSSEGEQMAFLARTFTAAAEAGVRSVAPWTLYDFSDGAIPSNSQVSKVPAQYRFGLFRADGTAKPAVNVVRNAWAGNRLTNGLLDLDFEASPGSSPWRPYLADEGTAVRARDAARTGEFSARFTGTVRNGSSLPSVRTSPVDPVRAGQTWHAEAWARGAGVTGSNEIALSWFDINDRWLGQNSSKQVAKGDSDWTRLTVDAVAPPGATSVQLHLKSGDNRGSVWFDDVALSTGGS, encoded by the coding sequence GTGACGACGACAGCTCGTACCCGTGCCGTGGCGATCCTTGCTTCCTCCCTTCTGCTCGCTGTCACACTTCCGGCTTCCAGCTCGTCGGCGGCCGAACCGACGTCGCAGGCGACAACGCTGCCGACCGGCGACCCGCAGCCGACGTCGGGCGAGCCCACGCCGCAGGCGACGACCGGCGACCCACAGCCGGTGACGGCCGAACCCGCGCCGCCGGCGACGACCCCGCCGACCGGCGACCCGCAGCCGACGTCGACCGAACCCACGCCGCAGGCGACGGCCCAGCCGGCGGGCGACCCGCAGCCGGTGACGGCCGCGCCCATGCCGCAGGCGACGGCGCTGCCGGTCGGTGACCCGCGGCCGGTGACAGCCGAGGGTGCGACGACGGCGACGCTCAGGTCCCGGCTCGCGGCGGTCACCACCGCCCGGACCATCAACTACTACCCGTCGAACGCGGGCTGGTCGGCGATGTGGACCGGTTTCGACGCCGCCCGCATCGAGGCGGACATGGCCAAGGCGGCCTCGATCGGCGCGGACAACGTACGGATCATCGTCTTCCCGCAGTCGTTCGGTTTCCCGAAGCCCCGGGCCGAGTACGCCGAGCGGTTGCGCAAGTTCATCAGCATCGCCGGTTCGCAGGGCTTGAGCGTGAAGCTGACCCTGTTCGACTGGTGGTCCGGCTACTCCGACGCGGCCGGTAGCGCCGCCTGGGCGAAGGCGGTCCTCGCGCCGTACGCCGACGACCGCCGGGTGCTGTCGGTGGAGCTGAAGAACGAGTTCGTGTCGACCGACCCGGCCGCGATGGCCTGGGTGCGGCAGCTGATTCCGGCGGTGCGCGAGGCCGTACCGCAGATGCCGTTGACCCTGTCGGTGGACGGCCAGAGTGGCGCGGCCGGGCTGGCCCGGATCAAGGCGGCCCTCACCGACACGCCGTTGGACTACTACGACTTCCACTTCTACGGGAACTCGGAGCGGGCGCTGGCCGAGATCCAGCGGGCCCAGGCCGCGGTCAGCCCGGACCCGATCGTGATCGGCGAGACCGGTTTGAGCACCGCCACCAGCAGCGAGGGTGAGCAGATGGCGTTCCTGGCCCGGACGTTCACGGCGGCCGCCGAGGCCGGGGTGCGGTCGGTGGCGCCGTGGACGCTCTACGACTTCTCGGACGGCGCGATCCCGTCGAACTCGCAGGTGTCGAAGGTGCCGGCACAGTACCGGTTCGGTCTGTTCCGGGCCGACGGGACGGCCAAGCCGGCCGTCAACGTGGTGCGTAACGCGTGGGCCGGCAACCGGCTGACGAACGGCCTGCTGGACCTCGATTTCGAGGCGAGCCCGGGTAGTTCGCCGTGGCGGCCGTACCTGGCCGACGAGGGCACCGCGGTCCGCGCCCGGGACGCGGCCCGCACCGGTGAGTTCTCGGCCCGGTTCACCGGGACCGTCCGCAACGGCTCCAGCCTGCCGTCGGTGCGCACGTCACCGGTCGATCCGGTACGGGCCGGGCAGACCTGGCACGCCGAGGCGTGGGCCCGCGGCGCCGGGGTGACCGGCTCCAACGAGATCGCGCTGAGCTGGTTCGACATCAACGACCGCTGGCTCGGCCAGAACTCGTCGAAGCAGGTCGCGAAGGGCGACAGTGACTGGACGAGGCTGACCGTGGACGCGGTCGCCCCGCCCGGGGCCACGAGCGTCCAGCTTCACCTCAAGTCGGGTGACAACAGGGGGAGTGTCTGGTTCGACGACGTGGCGCTGTCGACCGGCGGCTCCTGA
- a CDS encoding precorrin-2 C(20)-methyltransferase, with product MTDDAGRGDTSAAIPSQATARTGRLFGVGLGPGDPELVTVKAARLIGAADVVAYHAARHGRSNARAIAAGYLREGQIEEALIYPVTTETTDHPGGYQGAIDEFYAASAARLAAHLDAGRDVVVLAEGDPFFYGSYMHMHKRLSGRYETAVVPGVTSVSAASAVLGRPLMERDEVLTVLPGTLEPKELAARLATTDSAAVMKLGRTFEGVREALEQAGRLDDAWYVERATTDRERSAPLRDVDPATVPYFSLALLPSPAATAFTADVETAGRPASLDVLLSPSARDADSETTRDADSETTRSADSETTRSAETETTRGAETETTRDAETETTPGEGPETAQGEGPRTVQGKKPQAARGEEPEAAQGEGPKAARRDGSGTARRVAANADMVSLEAANAAALSRIETAGRAGQVTVVGLGPGARHWLTPEAQEALADADDLIGYGPYVDRVPPNPRQRRHPSDNRVEAERAAFALDLAKRGRRVAVVSSGDPGVFAMAAAVLEVAEDPQWLDVPVRILPGLTAAQAVASRAGAPLGHDFCILSLSDRLKPWSVIESRLQAAAVADLVIAVYNPASKTRREQLVRALELLRGHRRPSTPVVVGRDVGGPEESVRITTLAALDPASVDMRCLLIIGSSQTRAVTRGDGTTAVYTPRHYPD from the coding sequence ATGACTGACGACGCAGGCCGCGGCGACACCTCAGCGGCGATTCCCTCGCAGGCGACGGCTCGGACCGGGCGGCTCTTCGGGGTGGGCCTGGGCCCCGGCGACCCGGAGCTGGTGACGGTCAAGGCGGCGCGGCTGATCGGTGCGGCCGACGTGGTGGCGTACCACGCGGCACGGCACGGGCGCAGCAACGCTCGGGCGATCGCGGCCGGCTACCTGCGGGAGGGCCAGATCGAGGAGGCCCTGATCTACCCGGTGACCACCGAGACGACCGATCATCCGGGCGGTTACCAGGGCGCGATCGACGAGTTCTACGCCGCGTCGGCGGCCCGACTGGCCGCGCATCTGGACGCCGGGCGGGACGTGGTGGTGCTGGCCGAGGGTGACCCGTTCTTCTACGGCTCCTACATGCACATGCACAAGCGGCTCTCCGGACGCTACGAGACCGCGGTCGTGCCGGGGGTGACCTCGGTGAGCGCCGCCTCGGCGGTGCTGGGCCGGCCACTGATGGAGCGGGACGAGGTGCTGACCGTCCTGCCCGGCACCCTGGAGCCGAAAGAGCTGGCCGCCCGGCTGGCCACCACCGACTCGGCCGCCGTGATGAAGCTGGGCCGTACCTTCGAGGGGGTCCGGGAGGCGTTGGAGCAGGCCGGCCGCTTGGACGACGCCTGGTACGTGGAGCGTGCCACCACCGACCGGGAGCGTTCGGCCCCGCTGCGCGACGTCGATCCGGCGACCGTGCCGTATTTCTCGCTGGCCCTGCTGCCGAGCCCGGCAGCCACCGCGTTCACCGCCGACGTCGAGACGGCGGGCCGGCCGGCCAGTCTGGACGTGCTGCTCTCCCCCTCAGCGCGAGACGCGGACAGCGAAACCACGCGAGACGCAGACAGCGAAACCACGCGAAGCGCGGACAGCGAAACCACGCGAAGCGCGGAGACCGAAACAACACGTGGCGCTGAGACCGAAACCACGCGAGACGCGGAGACCGAAACCACGCCAGGCGAAGGACCAGAAACCGCCCAAGGCGAAGGACCGCGAACCGTCCAAGGCAAAAAGCCGCAGGCAGCGCGAGGCGAAGAACCGGAAGCCGCGCAAGGCGAAGGACCGAAAGCCGCGCGCCGGGACGGGTCGGGGACCGCGCGGAGGGTAGCGGCGAACGCCGACATGGTCAGCCTGGAGGCGGCGAACGCCGCGGCGTTGAGCCGGATCGAGACCGCCGGCCGGGCCGGCCAGGTGACGGTCGTGGGTCTGGGGCCGGGTGCCCGCCACTGGCTGACCCCGGAGGCGCAGGAGGCGCTGGCCGACGCCGACGACCTGATCGGCTACGGGCCGTATGTGGACCGGGTTCCGCCGAACCCGCGTCAGCGCCGCCACCCGTCGGACAACCGGGTCGAGGCGGAACGTGCCGCGTTCGCGCTGGACCTGGCGAAACGTGGCCGTCGGGTGGCGGTCGTGTCGTCAGGTGACCCGGGGGTGTTCGCGATGGCCGCCGCCGTCCTGGAAGTGGCCGAAGACCCTCAGTGGCTGGACGTGCCGGTGCGGATCCTCCCCGGTCTGACCGCGGCGCAGGCGGTGGCGAGCCGGGCCGGCGCCCCGCTCGGGCACGACTTCTGCATCCTGTCGCTCTCCGACCGGCTCAAGCCGTGGTCGGTGATCGAGTCCCGGCTCCAGGCCGCGGCGGTCGCGGATCTGGTGATCGCGGTCTACAACCCGGCTTCGAAGACCCGCCGGGAGCAGCTGGTCCGGGCGCTGGAGCTGTTGCGCGGCCACCGCCGTCCGAGCACTCCGGTGGTGGTCGGGCGGGATGTCGGTGGGCCGGAGGAGTCGGTGCGGATCACCACGCTGGCCGCGCTCGACCCGGCGAGCGTCGACATGCGCTGCCTGCTGATCATCGGGTCGTCGCAGACCAGGGCGGTCACCCGTGGCGACGGCACCACGGCGGTCTACACGCCACGGCACTACCCGGATTGA
- a CDS encoding precorrin-3B synthase, producing the protein MTPRWSDTDACPGALRLHAAADGMLARVRLPGGMLSGAQLRSLRELAEEFGDGGLELTSRANLQLRALRQSDAPALAVRLRSAGLLPSQTHDNVRNIAAPPLSGSTVRALVGRLDLALQADAALAALPGKFLFAIGQVPLAADVAAVPTGPAPRPTVAGAVVPRPRPASGDDLFVIRLGGHDTGLRADPDDVVPVLLAAAHAFLAEREAQRSSGAAAWRLRELADGPARVSARLVAALGLPPVPVEVATPVDASEPGDLIGVVPQADGLSAVAALVPLGRLNDVPLRVLEDADLLVVTPWRGVVVADLTPSAAETWADRLATAGLAVASGSPWSGVTACAGRPGCAKSLADVRSDATAAARFVNGLPVHWVGCDRACGSPAGPHVRAEATADGYLITHRPAGGGEPGVQIPVTVRQPTVPGGRFPVEDSGPVGPSTSSPRPPRIGIPTLLTVTAEGRPDATDPNGSAGTERPNKTAGAKRPRKAAGAARPAETAGAKRPGETAEAARPAETTEAARPGAGAAVLGLETAGARGPGAAGMRRPEGAARAIELADAIAVARGS; encoded by the coding sequence ATGACTCCCCGTTGGTCGGACACCGACGCCTGTCCCGGCGCGCTGCGGCTGCACGCCGCGGCCGACGGCATGCTGGCCCGGGTGCGGCTGCCCGGGGGGATGCTGTCCGGGGCTCAGCTGCGCTCGCTGCGCGAGCTGGCCGAGGAGTTCGGCGACGGCGGTCTGGAGCTGACCTCCCGGGCCAACCTGCAGCTCAGAGCATTGCGACAGAGCGATGCGCCGGCCTTGGCGGTCCGGTTGCGGTCGGCGGGCCTGCTGCCTTCTCAGACCCATGACAACGTACGGAACATCGCGGCGCCCCCGCTATCGGGATCCACGGTCCGCGCTCTCGTAGGTCGGCTCGACCTCGCGCTCCAGGCTGACGCCGCGCTTGCCGCCCTGCCCGGCAAGTTCCTCTTCGCCATCGGTCAGGTCCCGCTGGCCGCCGACGTGGCCGCGGTCCCGACCGGCCCCGCCCCACGCCCGACCGTGGCCGGTGCGGTCGTTCCGCGACCCCGGCCGGCGTCCGGCGACGACCTGTTCGTGATTCGGCTCGGTGGGCATGACACCGGGCTGCGAGCCGATCCTGACGACGTCGTGCCCGTGCTCCTCGCCGCCGCCCACGCGTTCCTGGCCGAGCGGGAGGCACAGCGGTCCAGCGGGGCGGCGGCATGGCGGCTGCGTGAGCTGGCCGACGGCCCGGCCCGGGTCTCGGCGCGGCTGGTGGCGGCGCTCGGCCTGCCGCCCGTTCCGGTCGAGGTAGCGACGCCTGTCGACGCCTCGGAGCCCGGAGACCTGATCGGCGTGGTGCCCCAGGCGGACGGGCTCTCGGCGGTGGCCGCGCTGGTGCCGTTGGGTCGGCTCAATGACGTACCGCTGAGGGTTTTGGAAGACGCCGACCTGCTGGTCGTGACGCCGTGGCGCGGGGTCGTGGTGGCCGATCTGACGCCGTCGGCGGCCGAGACCTGGGCGGACCGCCTGGCCACCGCCGGTCTGGCCGTGGCGTCGGGCTCACCGTGGTCCGGGGTGACCGCCTGCGCCGGCCGGCCGGGCTGCGCGAAATCTCTGGCCGACGTGCGTTCCGACGCCACCGCGGCGGCCCGTTTCGTCAACGGCCTCCCGGTGCATTGGGTGGGGTGCGACCGCGCGTGCGGCAGCCCGGCGGGCCCACACGTGCGCGCCGAAGCGACCGCCGACGGCTACCTGATCACTCACCGTCCGGCCGGTGGCGGAGAGCCGGGCGTCCAGATCCCGGTCACCGTCCGTCAGCCGACGGTGCCCGGTGGCCGGTTCCCGGTCGAGGATTCCGGCCCGGTCGGACCATCGACCTCGAGCCCGCGACCACCGAGGATCGGCATTCCCACACTGCTCACGGTCACGGCGGAAGGCCGGCCGGACGCAACCGATCCGAACGGCTCGGCCGGAACCGAAAGGCCGAACAAGACGGCCGGAGCGAAACGGCCACGCAAGGCGGCCGGAGCGGCTCGGCCAGCCGAGACGGCCGGAGCGAAACGGCCAGGCGAGACGGCCGAAGCGGCTCGGCCAGCCGAGACGACCGAAGCGGCTCGGCCGGGTGCGGGGGCTGCGGTGCTCGGGCTGGAGACGGCGGGGGCGCGCGGTCCGGGCGCGGCGGGAATGCGGCGGCCGGAGGGCGCGGCAAGGGCGATTGAGCTGGCAGATGCGATAGCGGTGGCGAGGGGATCCTGA
- a CDS encoding precorrin-8X methylmutase, with translation MEYVRDGAEIYRRSFATIRAEADLSGLPEDVSRVVVRMIHACGMVDLVEDVRFSPGVVTAARKALLDGAPILCDAEMVASGVTRTRLPAANDVVCTLRDPSVPGLAAEIGNTRSAAAMDLWGDRLGGAVVAIGNAPTALFRLLEMVTAGAPRPAAVIGIPVGFIGAAESKEALAESGLEFLIVRGRRGGSAITAAAVNALASEAE, from the coding sequence ATGGAGTACGTGCGTGACGGCGCGGAGATCTACCGGCGGTCGTTCGCCACGATCCGGGCCGAGGCAGACCTGTCAGGGCTTCCGGAGGACGTGTCGCGGGTGGTGGTCCGGATGATCCACGCCTGCGGAATGGTGGACCTGGTGGAGGATGTCCGGTTCAGCCCAGGGGTGGTGACCGCGGCACGGAAGGCGCTGCTCGATGGCGCGCCGATCCTGTGCGACGCCGAGATGGTCGCCTCAGGTGTCACCCGGACCCGACTGCCGGCCGCCAACGACGTGGTGTGCACGCTACGTGACCCATCCGTTCCCGGGTTGGCGGCGGAGATCGGCAACACCCGCAGTGCGGCCGCCATGGACCTGTGGGGTGACCGACTGGGCGGCGCCGTGGTGGCGATCGGTAACGCACCGACCGCCTTGTTCCGGCTGCTGGAGATGGTCACGGCGGGTGCGCCCCGACCGGCGGCGGTGATCGGGATTCCGGTCGGGTTCATCGGCGCGGCCGAGTCCAAGGAGGCGCTGGCCGAGTCGGGCCTGGAGTTTCTGATCGTGCGCGGACGCCGGGGTGGCAGCGCCATCACCGCGGCCGCGGTGAACGCCCTCGCCTCAGAAGCCGAGTAA